The genomic region CTGACGACGTCGAACGAGGAATCTGCCATGCCGACCATGTTAAGGGACGGCCGGGCGCGGGCCCGCGGCGAGGGATCCGACGATTTCGGTTCGCGGCCCGGCGCCCGCTATCATCGACGAGCGTCTCCGGTCCGTGATCACACAGGTCGGGTGCGCATGGCGAGTTACCCTAGCGGCCAAAGGGATCTGACTGTAAATCAGACGGCTCAGCCTTCGGGGGTTCGAATCCCTCACTCGCCACCGCACTGGACGGCCCCGCTCGCGCGGGGCCGTTCGTCTGCCTCGACGCATCCGTCGGGGCCCGCCCGCGCAGGCAGAGTCGCCCGCGCGCCCGACGACCTGGATCCACCACCGATGTTCCCCGCCGCACCCGGCCCCCGCACGCGCGCCCTCGGCACGTCCGGCGTCGTCGTCTCCACGCTCGGCCTCGGCACGAGCGGCTTCGGCTGGACCGCCGACCGCGAGGCGGCGTGGGCGATCCTCGACGCCTACCGCGAGGAGGGCGGCACCTTCGTCGACACCGCGTCCTCGTACTCGCAGTGGGTGCCCGGCCACGCGGGCGGCGAGTCCGAGGCGATCATCGGCGGCTGGCTGGCCGCGCGCGGCTGCCGGGACGAGGTGGTCGTCGGCACGAAGGTCGGCAAGAGCCGCGACGCCCCGGGCACGTCGGCGGAGTCGATCCGCCGCGGCGTGGACGCCTCGCTCCGCCGGCTCGGCACGACGCACGTCGACGTCGTGCACGCTCACCTCGACGACACCCGCACCCCGCTCGAGGAGACCGTCGCCGCGCTGTCCGACCTGGTGAAGGAGGGCAAGGCGCGGCTCGTCGGCGTCTCCGGGTTCCGGCCCGAGCGGATCGAGCAGGCGCTCGGGCTGGCGCACGGATCCGGCGCCGTCCCCGTCGGCGTGGTGCAGGAGGAGTACAGCCTGCTGGTGCGGGATCACGCGGAGGGGCGCCTGCAGGCGCTCGTCCGGCGCGAGGGCCTCGGCCTCGTCGCCCACAGCGTGCTCGCCAAGGGCTTCCTCACGGGCAAGTACATGCCGGGCGCGCCCGCCGTGCCGTCGGCCCGGGCGCTCGACGCCGAGCAGTACATGTCGGCGGGCGGGCACGCGACGGTGCGCGCCGCCGAGGAGATCGCGCGGATGCGCGGCGTCACGGTCGCCGAGGTCGCCATCGCGTGGGTGCTCGGCCGGCCCGGGATCGCGAGCGCGCTCGTCGGCGCGCGCACGGCCCGGCAGATCCGGCAGCTGATGCCCGCGGCGCAGCTCGTGCTCGACGACGACGAGGTGTCCCGGCTGGCGTCCGCCGCCGCCCGCGCGACGCGGGACGAGAGCGCCTGATCCCAGGGGCACGGAGGGGCGCCCCCTAATGTGGGGCGCCATCCGTCCCGTCCTCGAGGAGATCTCCCATGCCCCGGAACTGGCCAGAAGGCGCGTACGTCGCCGCCCTGCTCGTCCTGACGACCGCCACCGGCGCGATCGACGGCGTCAGCTACCTCGCCCTCGACCGCGTCTTCACCGGCAACATGACCGGCAACGTCATCTTCATCGGCTTCGGCCTGGTGGGCGTCGCCGGCGTCCCCGTGCTCAACAACGCCGTCGCGCTGCTCGCGTTCATGGCCGGCGCGGTCATCGCGTCCCGCATCACCTGCCGCGCGCCCACCGACCTGCGCCTGCCGCGGTCGGCGGCGTGGATCCTCGTCGTCAACACCCTGCTCACCTTCGCGCTCGCGGGGGCCTGGTCCGCGGTCGGCACGCTCGACACGGGCGTGATGATCGCGATCACCGGGCTCTTCTCCCTCCTGCTCGGCGCGCAGGCGGCCGCCGTGCGGAGCATCGGCCTCTCCGACCTCTCCACCGTGGTCGTGACGATGACCGCCGTGAACCTCTCCTCGGACAGCCGCGTCGCCGGCGGCACGGGGGCCGCGTGGCGCCGCCGCTTCGGCGCCATCGCGGCGATGGCGACGGGCGCGCTGGTCTCGGCGCTCATCACCACGCGCATCGGCGCCCCGTGGGCGCTGCTCGTCGCGGGGACGCTGATGGCGGCCGGGGTCGGGCTGCTGGCGAACGCGCGCCGCATCGAGCGGACGCTCGTCCGGGAGGAGGCTCCCGACCGGGCGGCGGGCGGTCCCGACGGGCTCCCGGCCTGACCTCGGCGGCGGCCGACCCGCCCTAGGGTGAGAGGGTCCGTCGCCCGACCGTCGAGGAGCGCCCGTGTCCCGTCCCTGGCCCGAGGGCTCCTACATCGCCGCCCTGCTCGTGATGACCACCGCGACGGGCGCCATCGACGGGGTCAGCTACCTCGCGCTCGACCGCGTCTTCACCGGCAACATGACCGGCAACGTGCTCTTCATCGGCTTCGGCCTGGTGGGCGTCGCCGACATCCCCGTGCTCAACAACCTCGTGGCGCTCGTGGCCTTCATGCTCGGCGCGGTCATC from Clavibacter michiganensis subsp. insidiosus harbors:
- a CDS encoding aldo/keto reductase — encoded protein: MFPAAPGPRTRALGTSGVVVSTLGLGTSGFGWTADREAAWAILDAYREEGGTFVDTASSYSQWVPGHAGGESEAIIGGWLAARGCRDEVVVGTKVGKSRDAPGTSAESIRRGVDASLRRLGTTHVDVVHAHLDDTRTPLEETVAALSDLVKEGKARLVGVSGFRPERIEQALGLAHGSGAVPVGVVQEEYSLLVRDHAEGRLQALVRREGLGLVAHSVLAKGFLTGKYMPGAPAVPSARALDAEQYMSAGGHATVRAAEEIARMRGVTVAEVAIAWVLGRPGIASALVGARTARQIRQLMPAAQLVLDDDEVSRLASAAARATRDESA
- a CDS encoding YoaK family protein — protein: MPRNWPEGAYVAALLVLTTATGAIDGVSYLALDRVFTGNMTGNVIFIGFGLVGVAGVPVLNNAVALLAFMAGAVIASRITCRAPTDLRLPRSAAWILVVNTLLTFALAGAWSAVGTLDTGVMIAITGLFSLLLGAQAAAVRSIGLSDLSTVVVTMTAVNLSSDSRVAGGTGAAWRRRFGAIAAMATGALVSALITTRIGAPWALLVAGTLMAAGVGLLANARRIERTLVREEAPDRAAGGPDGLPA